Proteins found in one Magnolia sinica isolate HGM2019 chromosome 5, MsV1, whole genome shotgun sequence genomic segment:
- the LOC131246895 gene encoding uncharacterized protein LOC131246895 translates to MQSNLIITSEFQLQRISLFAITLLRSSFSCTNHYGDALTQESRRSTRQQHVLNNEKVMAAAEARVGHCFVQEDAKRAPELTCCLSSSSKLQSDASDNDAASRPDQPAPSLMPINWNPGNSNLQADTRWWLQLQPNHKDFTYEGLDALEAKIERLRDGEVNPTSKLQQAPLTSVDDDVGLKKNGRSSLELNWRVSAPCLKHDSDARVQELRDVNKQTLQPLKPKLCVGQYGLLMGQFQMPLKKLLYIW, encoded by the exons ATGCAATCTAATCTAATAATAACCTCTGAATTTCAACTACAACGTATTTCTCTCTTCGCAATAACTCTGTTACGCAG TTCCTTCTCATGTACAAACCACTATGGAGATGCTCTCACTCAAGAATCAAGGCGGTccactcgtcag CAACATGTATTGAATAATGAGAAGGTGATGGCAGCTGCGGAAGCAAGGGTCGGCCATTGCTTTGTCCAAGAAGATGCTAAGAGAGCTCCGGAGCTAACTTGCTGcctgtcatcatcatctaaactgcAGTCTGATGCATCTGATAATGATGCAGCAAGCAGGCCAGATCAGCCTGCCCCAAGTCTCATGCCTATCAACTGGAATCCTGGCAATTCAAATCTACAGGCTGACACAAGATGGTGGCTCCAGTTACAACCCAAtcacaaggatttcacatatgaaGGACTAGATGCCTTGGAGGCCAAGATTGAAAGGTTGAGAGATGGCGAAGTAAACCCCACTTCTAAGCTTCAGCAGGCTCCACTTACATCTGTAGATGATGATGTTGGTCTTAAAAAGAACGGTCGCTCATCTTTGGAGTTGAATTGGAGGGTGTCGGCCCCTTGCTTGAAGCATGATTCTGATGCAAGAGTGCAAGAGTTGAGGGATGTAAACAAGCAGACACTGCAGCCGCTCAAGCCCAAGTTGTGTGTGGGTCAATACGGATTGTTGATGGGTCAATTTCAGATGCCCCTGAAAAAGCTTCTTTACATTTGGTGA
- the LOC131245219 gene encoding uncharacterized protein LOC131245219, translated as MDGRCRPSDEVGRLFYDSKRFCSNTNGSDDAIKGPTQMSRLSKTDPSKEAQLMEALRHSQTRAREAERVAQQAYTEKEHIIKLFFRQAYHLFVCKQWLLVLQLETLLQPKAKGRRITFSPFLPWMSSKKAKQLRKGADKVTRRRVGRQKYDIGKYAVAIVVGMSLVGAGLFLGWTMGWLLPAF; from the exons ATGGATGGAAGATGTCGGCCTTCTGATGAAGTGGGCCGCTTGTTCTATGATTCCAAAAGATTTTGCAG CAACACCAATGGCTCCGATGATGCCATCAAGGGTCCAACCCAAATGAGTCGGTTGTCCAAGACCGATCCTAGCAAGGAGGCTCAGCTGATGGAAGCACTTCGCCATTCCCAAACGCGGGCCAGGGAAGCTGAAAGGGTGGCCCAGCAGGCCTACACTGAGAAGGAACACATCATCAAACTCTTCTTCCGGCAAGCGTATCATCTCTTCGTGTGCAAGCAGTGGCTGCTAGTGTTGCAGCTGGAGACCCTTCTCCAGCCAAAGGCCAAAGGCCGTCGGATCACATTCTCGCCGTTCTTGCCATGGATGTCGTCGAAGAAGGCGAAACAGTTGAGGAAGGGTGCAGATAAGGTGACACGGAGAAGGGTGGGCCggcagaaatatgacattggtaAGTATGCTGTGGCTATTGTGGTAGGGATGAGCCTAGTTGGTGCTGGGCTTTTCTTGGGATGGACCATGGGGTGGTTGCTGCCAGCCTTCTAG